A genomic stretch from Bradyrhizobium quebecense includes:
- a CDS encoding amidohydrolase family protein, producing the protein MTLPIAGGVDCDLHPAVPHLTSLLPYMNDYWRDQVTTRGMTDLISQSYPTNSPIASRPDWRPAQGKPGSSLADMQRQALDRFGTATGICNPLYGVQMVFSEDMADAFCRALNDWLVKEWLDKDDRMRGSIVIPVQSIGKAVAEIERCAQDKRFVQVLMLVMGDMPLGKRHYWPIYAAAERLGLPIGIHAGSAYHNPPTSVGWGSYHIEDYVAQAQAFQTQLTSLIVEGVFARHPNLKMVMLESGFTWLPPFLWRLHKFWRGVRMETPWVDRAPLEIVRSNIRFSLQPVDAPPDGDTLNRLFDHMQSDELILFSTDYPHWQFDGDEVLPKGLSQDLVRKIVIDNPHATYARLQVKETTP; encoded by the coding sequence ATGACGTTGCCGATCGCGGGTGGCGTGGATTGCGATCTGCATCCCGCCGTGCCTCATCTCACCAGCCTGCTGCCGTATATGAACGACTACTGGCGCGACCAGGTGACGACGCGCGGCATGACCGACCTGATCTCGCAATCCTATCCGACCAATTCGCCGATCGCCTCGCGGCCGGACTGGCGTCCCGCCCAGGGCAAGCCGGGTTCGAGCCTTGCCGACATGCAGCGCCAGGCGCTCGACCGGTTCGGCACCGCCACCGGCATCTGCAATCCGCTCTATGGCGTGCAGATGGTGTTCTCCGAGGACATGGCCGATGCCTTCTGCCGCGCGCTGAACGATTGGCTGGTCAAGGAATGGCTCGACAAGGACGATCGCATGCGCGGCTCGATCGTGATCCCCGTGCAGAGCATCGGCAAGGCGGTCGCCGAAATCGAGCGCTGTGCGCAGGACAAGCGCTTCGTGCAGGTGCTGATGCTCGTGATGGGCGACATGCCGCTCGGCAAGCGTCACTATTGGCCGATCTACGCCGCGGCCGAACGGCTCGGCCTGCCGATCGGAATCCATGCCGGCAGCGCCTATCACAACCCGCCGACCTCGGTCGGCTGGGGCTCCTATCACATCGAGGATTATGTCGCGCAGGCGCAGGCGTTCCAGACCCAGCTCACCAGCCTGATCGTCGAGGGCGTGTTCGCGCGGCATCCGAACCTGAAAATGGTGATGCTGGAGTCCGGTTTCACCTGGCTGCCGCCATTCCTGTGGCGGCTTCATAAGTTTTGGCGCGGCGTGCGCATGGAGACGCCGTGGGTCGACCGCGCGCCGCTGGAGATTGTGCGCAGCAACATCCGTTTCTCGCTGCAGCCGGTCGACGCACCGCCGGACGGCGACACGCTGAACCGGCTGTTCGACCATATGCAGTCGGACGAATTGATCCTATTCTCGACCGACTATCCGCATTGGCAGTTCGACGGTGACGAGGTGCTGCCGAAGGGGCTGTCGCAGGATCTGGTTCGCAAGATCGTGATCGACAATCCGCACGCGACATATGCGCGCTTGCAGGTGAAGGAGACGACGCCATGA
- a CDS encoding CinA family protein: MNALISIAEQVAAKLIANKQTIAVAESSTGGLISASLLAVPGASAYFLGGGVIYTRDARRALMDISDDAMRGLRSSSEPYAQLLARQIRERLSTDWGLSETGAAGPTGNRYGDAAGHSCMAVAGPQQQVITLETASGDRQANMQAFAKAALELLLKNLAR, from the coding sequence ATGAACGCACTCATATCCATCGCCGAACAGGTCGCCGCGAAGCTGATCGCGAACAAGCAGACGATTGCGGTCGCGGAATCGTCCACCGGTGGACTGATCTCGGCATCGCTGCTCGCAGTGCCCGGCGCATCGGCCTATTTCCTCGGCGGCGGCGTGATCTACACCCGCGATGCACGGCGCGCGCTGATGGACATCTCCGACGACGCCATGCGCGGCCTCCGCTCGTCGTCGGAACCCTACGCACAATTGCTGGCGCGCCAGATCCGCGAACGCCTCTCGACCGATTGGGGATTGTCGGAAACCGGCGCCGCCGGCCCGACCGGCAACCGCTACGGCGATGCCGCCGGCCATAGCTGCATGGCGGTCGCAGGTCCCCAGCAACAGGTGATCACGCTGGAAACCGCCAGCGGCGACCGGCAGGCCAATATGCAGGCATTTGCCAAGGCGGCGCTGGAGCTGTTGTTGAAGAATCTGGCGCGGTAA
- a CDS encoding HlyD family type I secretion periplasmic adaptor subunit → MTDQPRNAHASIRKHLVVGLVVVLVLGGGVGGWAATVPISGALIAPGSVVVDTNVKKVQHPTGGVVGEILARDGDTVKAGDVVVRLDETVVKASLAIVVKTLNGLYARAARLQAEQQGLDKIAFPPQLTEQARDPDVRDIMASETKLFEVRVNGRAGQKAQLRERVTQLNEEIAGLQAQETSKDKEIALVQQELVGVRQLYEQHLVQLTRLTTLERDAARLSGERAQYIASRAQAKGKITETELQIIQVDKDMLSEVSKDLREANDKIGEFVERKVTAEDQLRRIDIRAPQDGVVLQSTVHTVGGVVTAGDAIMMIVPRADDLSVEAKVNPQDIDKLQVGQKTVLRLSAFNQRTTPELNGVVTRVSADVNTDQRTGQSYYTIRVSMPPQEVARLGSEVKIIPGMPVEAFVQTGDRTMLSYLMKPMSDQFMRSFREK, encoded by the coding sequence ATGACCGATCAGCCGCGCAACGCACATGCTTCGATCAGAAAGCACCTCGTGGTCGGCCTCGTCGTGGTCCTGGTTCTGGGCGGCGGCGTCGGCGGCTGGGCCGCGACGGTGCCGATCTCGGGCGCGCTGATCGCGCCGGGCTCGGTGGTGGTCGATACCAACGTCAAGAAGGTGCAGCATCCGACCGGCGGCGTCGTCGGCGAAATCCTGGCGCGCGACGGCGACACGGTCAAGGCGGGCGACGTCGTCGTGCGTCTCGACGAGACCGTCGTGAAGGCGAGCCTTGCGATCGTGGTCAAGACGCTGAACGGTCTCTATGCGCGCGCGGCCCGGCTCCAGGCCGAGCAGCAGGGCCTCGACAAGATCGCGTTTCCGCCGCAGCTCACCGAGCAGGCAAGGGATCCCGACGTCCGCGACATCATGGCGAGCGAAACCAAGCTGTTCGAGGTCCGGGTTAACGGCCGCGCCGGCCAGAAGGCGCAGCTGCGCGAGCGTGTCACCCAGCTCAACGAGGAAATCGCCGGCCTGCAGGCGCAGGAAACCTCAAAGGACAAGGAGATCGCGCTGGTGCAGCAGGAGCTGGTCGGCGTCCGCCAGCTGTATGAGCAGCATCTGGTGCAGCTCACCCGCCTCACCACGCTGGAGCGCGACGCGGCGCGGCTCTCGGGCGAGCGCGCCCAGTACATTGCGTCGCGCGCCCAGGCCAAGGGCAAGATCACCGAGACCGAACTGCAGATCATCCAGGTCGACAAGGACATGCTCTCGGAGGTCTCGAAGGACCTGCGCGAGGCCAACGACAAGATCGGCGAGTTCGTCGAGCGCAAGGTCACCGCCGAAGACCAGCTCCGCCGCATCGACATCCGCGCCCCGCAGGACGGTGTGGTGCTGCAATCGACCGTCCACACGGTCGGCGGCGTCGTCACCGCCGGCGATGCCATTATGATGATCGTGCCCCGGGCCGATGACCTGTCGGTCGAGGCCAAGGTCAATCCGCAGGACATCGACAAGCTCCAGGTCGGGCAAAAGACCGTGCTGCGGCTCTCCGCGTTCAATCAGCGCACCACGCCGGAGCTGAACGGCGTCGTCACCCGCGTCTCCGCCGACGTCAACACCGACCAGCGCACCGGGCAGAGCTACTACACGATCCGCGTCTCGATGCCGCCGCAAGAGGTCGCGCGCCTCGGCAGCGAGGTGAAGATCATCCCCGGCATGCCGGTGGAGGCCTTCGTCCAGACCGGCGACCGCACCATGCTGTCGTATCTGATGAAGCCGATGAGCGACCAGTTCATGCGCTCGTTCCGCGAGAAATAG
- a CDS encoding type I secretion system permease/ATPase, with amino-acid sequence MAAAPAVRRSELAEALRACRSAFIGVGLISCMINLLYLTGSMFMLQVYDRVLPSRSVPTLVGLVVIAAVLYMAQGVLDLLRGRILGRVGTSLDEALNARVFDTIVRLPLMAGNRSEGLQPLRDLDNVRSFLGSMGPGAFFDLPWLPFYMLICFAFHWLLGVTALVGAVILVTLTLITEYMSRTPAREAMSLAARRNDLAASSRRNAEVLVAMGMAGRMNKRWNEANEEYLSGNQRASDVSGGLGAVAKVLRMMLQSAVLAVGAYLVIHQEATGGIIIAGSILSARALAPVDLAIAHWKSFVAARQSWQRLNRLLQQIPARPEQTLLQAPEKKLSVEAVTMVAPGDQRPIVQDVTFAVEAGSGVGVIGPSGSGKSSLIRALVGVWVPARGKVRLDGAALDQWSSDQLGRHVGYLPQDVELFAGTVAQNICRFDPDAKSDGIIAAAKEAGVHEMIIKMREGYDTQVGEQGTALSAGQAQRVALARALYGNPFLIVLDEPNSNLDSEGDEALTRAVRGARERGAVVIVVAHRPIGIEGVDQLLVLKDGRMQTFGPKETVLAQVLQRVAPPVPTPIKIVADAGAAKS; translated from the coding sequence ATGGCAGCCGCGCCCGCTGTCCGGCGTTCCGAACTGGCTGAGGCGCTGCGCGCATGCCGCAGTGCCTTCATCGGCGTCGGCCTCATCAGTTGCATGATCAACCTGTTGTATCTGACAGGTTCGATGTTCATGCTGCAGGTCTACGACCGCGTGCTGCCGAGCCGCAGTGTTCCGACCCTGGTCGGCCTCGTCGTCATCGCTGCGGTCCTCTACATGGCCCAGGGCGTGCTCGATCTGTTGCGCGGACGGATCCTCGGCCGCGTCGGCACCTCGCTCGACGAAGCGCTCAATGCGCGGGTGTTCGACACCATCGTGCGGCTGCCGCTGATGGCTGGCAATCGCAGCGAGGGCCTGCAGCCGCTGCGCGACCTCGACAATGTGCGTTCCTTCCTCGGCAGCATGGGGCCTGGCGCGTTCTTCGACCTGCCCTGGCTGCCGTTCTACATGCTGATCTGCTTCGCGTTCCATTGGCTACTCGGCGTCACAGCGCTGGTCGGTGCCGTCATCCTGGTGACGCTGACGCTGATCACCGAATACATGTCGCGCACGCCGGCCAGGGAAGCGATGTCGCTCGCGGCGCGGCGCAACGATCTCGCCGCCTCCAGCCGCCGCAACGCCGAAGTGCTCGTGGCGATGGGCATGGCCGGGCGGATGAACAAGCGCTGGAACGAAGCCAACGAGGAATATCTGTCCGGCAACCAGCGTGCGAGCGACGTGAGCGGCGGGCTCGGTGCGGTCGCCAAGGTGCTGCGCATGATGCTGCAGTCGGCCGTGCTCGCGGTCGGTGCCTATCTCGTGATCCACCAGGAGGCCACCGGCGGCATCATCATCGCCGGCTCGATCCTGAGCGCGCGGGCGCTGGCGCCGGTCGATCTCGCGATCGCGCATTGGAAGAGCTTCGTCGCCGCGCGGCAGAGCTGGCAGCGTCTCAACCGCCTGCTGCAGCAGATTCCAGCGCGGCCGGAGCAGACGCTGCTGCAGGCGCCGGAGAAGAAGCTGTCGGTCGAGGCGGTGACCATGGTTGCGCCGGGCGACCAGCGCCCGATCGTGCAGGATGTCACCTTCGCCGTCGAAGCCGGCAGCGGCGTCGGCGTGATCGGCCCGAGCGGGTCCGGCAAGTCGTCGCTGATCCGGGCGCTGGTCGGCGTCTGGGTGCCGGCGCGCGGCAAGGTACGGCTCGACGGCGCCGCGCTGGATCAGTGGTCGTCGGACCAACTCGGCCGCCATGTCGGCTATTTGCCGCAGGACGTCGAACTGTTCGCCGGCACGGTCGCGCAGAACATCTGCCGGTTCGATCCCGACGCCAAGTCCGACGGTATCATCGCGGCGGCCAAGGAGGCCGGCGTGCATGAGATGATCATCAAGATGCGCGAGGGCTACGACACCCAGGTCGGCGAGCAGGGTACGGCGCTTTCCGCAGGCCAGGCGCAGCGCGTCGCGCTGGCGCGCGCGCTCTACGGCAATCCGTTCCTGATCGTGCTGGACGAGCCGAACTCCAATCTCGACAGCGAAGGCGACGAGGCGCTGACCCGCGCGGTGCGTGGCGCCCGCGAGCGCGGCGCCGTCGTCATCGTGGTCGCACACCGGCCGATTGGCATCGAGGGCGTCGACCAGTTGCTGGTGCTCAAGGATGGCCGCATGCAGACCTTCGGGCCGAAGGAGACCGTGCTCGCGCAGGTGCTGCAGCGCGTCGCGCCGCCGGTGCCCACACCGATCAAGATCGTCGCCGATGCGGGGGCGGCCAAGTCATGA
- a CDS encoding acyl-CoA thioesterase domain-containing protein codes for MAIFEPLVTPHHWKPAALAAGPFAGLQGGAVASLLTAEVEAMAGPRNWGAAISASAWFLRPTPMAELRTQVTVVTEGGRVSVVDNTLWPAGEEQPCATVRVTLSRERAVEVPGFHGSAADPVDPTRFPLHSPHAVHGRSWFMDAMEARAGGDVAWFRMHHSVTADAGPLARVLGPADWTHGIARPVQNVVADPNPNLAVQLFRPPRGEWVGVRAEARWRPEAGLGVGSGVLLDVEGEIGRVSMSVILVPFPRSAPAAGPGFAAG; via the coding sequence TTGGCTATCTTCGAACCGCTCGTCACGCCGCATCACTGGAAGCCGGCCGCGCTGGCGGCGGGGCCGTTCGCAGGCCTCCAGGGCGGAGCGGTCGCAAGTCTCTTGACCGCCGAGGTCGAGGCGATGGCAGGTCCGCGCAACTGGGGCGCCGCGATATCGGCTTCAGCCTGGTTCCTGCGGCCGACGCCGATGGCGGAATTGCGCACGCAAGTGACCGTCGTGACCGAGGGCGGCCGGGTCAGCGTCGTCGACAACACCCTGTGGCCAGCCGGCGAGGAGCAGCCCTGTGCGACGGTGCGCGTGACGCTGTCGCGCGAACGTGCGGTCGAGGTCCCCGGTTTTCACGGCAGCGCAGCCGACCCGGTGGATCCCACGCGCTTTCCGTTGCACAGCCCGCACGCGGTCCATGGCCGCAGCTGGTTCATGGACGCGATGGAAGCCCGTGCCGGTGGCGATGTCGCCTGGTTTCGCATGCATCATAGCGTGACTGCGGATGCCGGCCCACTGGCGCGCGTGCTCGGTCCGGCCGACTGGACCCACGGCATCGCGCGCCCGGTGCAGAATGTGGTGGCCGACCCCAATCCGAACCTTGCGGTGCAACTGTTCCGGCCACCGCGTGGCGAGTGGGTCGGCGTTCGCGCCGAGGCCCGCTGGCGCCCGGAGGCCGGGCTCGGCGTCGGCAGCGGGGTATTGCTCGACGTGGAAGGCGAAATCGGCCGGGTCTCGATGTCGGTCATTCTCGTGCCCTTTCCGAGAAGCGCACCCGCTGCGGGTCCGGGTTTCGCGGCAGGTTAA
- a CDS encoding LysR substrate-binding domain-containing protein → MDAPDPRAIPPLPALLAFERAATQLSFRRAARDLSLSPSAISHQIRGLEQQFGTKLFVRGARSVRLTADGERYLAKVSTALATLQEASRDMLRQRGEASGELWISSLPFFTSAVLLPALPEFKRSHPQLTLRIEATHQYADFNGSRVDVAIRYGREHAAGLKVEPLVQVKGLPVCTPAMVKAGLRSPADLSREVLIHVTTQPRAWPAWLKEAGLPHLAPRGHLWLDSVPAMLEAAEHGLGVALAMAPLIKARPGFGKRLVAPFAFEAAHHETIYLVSRTEQARDRRIAAVRRWIADAVARAS, encoded by the coding sequence TTGGATGCCCCGGATCCACGGGCCATCCCACCGCTGCCGGCGCTGCTTGCCTTCGAGCGCGCGGCAACCCAGCTCAGCTTCCGTCGCGCCGCGCGCGACCTGTCGCTGAGCCCGTCGGCGATCAGCCATCAGATCCGCGGACTGGAGCAGCAGTTCGGCACCAAGCTGTTCGTCCGCGGCGCGCGCTCGGTGCGGCTGACCGCGGACGGCGAACGTTACCTTGCAAAGGTGTCGACCGCGCTGGCGACGCTGCAGGAGGCGAGCCGCGACATGCTGCGGCAACGCGGCGAGGCCAGCGGCGAGCTGTGGATCAGCTCATTGCCGTTCTTCACCAGCGCCGTGCTGCTGCCGGCGCTGCCGGAGTTCAAGCGGAGTCATCCGCAACTGACGCTGCGGATCGAGGCCACGCACCAATATGCCGACTTCAACGGCTCGCGCGTCGATGTCGCGATCCGCTACGGGCGGGAACATGCCGCCGGGCTGAAGGTCGAGCCGCTGGTCCAGGTCAAGGGATTGCCGGTCTGCACGCCGGCGATGGTCAAGGCGGGGCTTCGGAGCCCTGCGGACCTGTCCCGCGAGGTGCTGATCCATGTCACGACGCAACCGCGGGCGTGGCCGGCCTGGCTGAAGGAGGCCGGGCTGCCGCATCTCGCCCCGCGCGGGCATCTGTGGCTCGACAGCGTGCCGGCGATGCTGGAGGCCGCCGAACACGGGCTCGGCGTGGCGCTCGCAATGGCGCCCCTCATCAAGGCGCGGCCGGGCTTCGGCAAGCGGCTGGTGGCGCCGTTTGCGTTCGAGGCCGCGCATCACGAGACGATCTACCTGGTCTCCCGCACCGAGCAGGCACGAGACCGGCGGATCGCGGCTGTGCGGCGCTGGATCGCCGACGCGGTGGCGCGGGCATCCTAA
- a CDS encoding ABC transporter ATP-binding protein: MTNLVEINNLNIRFTGDRTVHAVNDLSLQLGEGEVLGLLGESGSGKSVTLRALMRLLPKKRTQITGSVNVLGRDVLAMDDEALSAFRGQTVSMIFQEPALALDPVYTIGRQIAETVMRHEGKSERDATARALEMLEVVRIPSAKRRLESYPHEMSGGMRQRAMIALALACKPKILLADEPTTALDATVQIQILLLLRELQREFGMSVIFVTHDIGVAIEICDRVAVMYAGQIVEQGALRDIVRTPVHPYAKGLLASTIHGAMRGQRLETIPGTPPSLDHAPASCSFAPRCKFAEPRCSEQLPPSVQTAPGHLARCVLAESAVAAV; the protein is encoded by the coding sequence ATGACCAACCTCGTCGAGATCAACAACCTCAACATCCGCTTCACCGGAGATCGTACGGTCCATGCCGTGAACGATCTCAGCCTACAGCTCGGCGAGGGCGAGGTGTTGGGGCTGCTCGGCGAGTCCGGCTCGGGCAAGAGCGTGACGCTGCGCGCACTGATGCGGCTGTTGCCGAAGAAGCGCACGCAGATCACCGGCAGCGTCAATGTGCTCGGTCGGGACGTGCTGGCGATGGATGACGAGGCGCTGTCCGCATTCCGCGGCCAGACCGTCTCGATGATCTTCCAGGAGCCGGCGCTGGCGCTCGATCCGGTCTACACCATCGGTCGCCAGATTGCGGAGACGGTGATGCGCCACGAGGGCAAGAGCGAGCGCGACGCCACCGCGCGCGCGCTCGAGATGCTCGAAGTGGTGCGGATCCCGTCCGCGAAGCGAAGGCTCGAGTCCTATCCGCATGAGATGTCGGGCGGCATGCGCCAGCGTGCGATGATCGCGCTGGCGCTGGCCTGCAAGCCGAAGATCCTGCTCGCGGATGAGCCGACCACCGCGCTCGATGCCACTGTGCAGATCCAGATCCTGCTGCTGCTGCGCGAGCTGCAGCGCGAGTTCGGGATGTCCGTCATCTTCGTCACCCACGACATCGGCGTTGCCATCGAGATCTGCGATCGGGTCGCGGTGATGTATGCCGGCCAGATCGTGGAGCAGGGCGCCTTGCGCGATATCGTGCGCACGCCGGTTCATCCCTATGCGAAGGGCCTGCTGGCCTCGACCATTCACGGCGCGATGCGCGGTCAGCGGCTCGAGACCATTCCGGGCACGCCGCCCTCGCTCGATCACGCACCGGCGAGCTGCTCGTTTGCACCACGCTGCAAGTTCGCCGAGCCGCGCTGCAGTGAACAATTGCCGCCCAGCGTGCAAACCGCGCCCGGGCATCTGGCGCGCTGCGTTCTCGCAGAGTCGGCGGTCGCCGCGGTTTAG
- a CDS encoding amidase, with protein sequence MSTEPALMTLTAVAKAIADKKVSSHEVTRAVLHRIAEWQPRLNAYMAIESEQALAAATEADAALAKGNGRGPLHGVPLAHKDMYYEAGKVVTCGSLIRRDFVPKTTATALQRLKDAGQVRLGSLQMVEFAYGPTGHNVHYGAVRNPWNVAHITGGSSSGSGSAVAARLTFAALGSDTGGSVRMPAHFCGVTGLKTTVGRVSRAGAMPLSQSLDTVGPLAQTAEDCALLLGLMAGADPEDLTASTQPVPDYLAATRQSLKGLKIGVPTAFYVDDLDGEVARILDETVATLKKEGAEIVKVELPDQRQLSAASQLVLAAEAAAYHKRWMIERPQDYGAQVLMRLQNGLTIPAVTYLEAMRWRGPALAAHNAAVSGVDAVIAPSAPVPAPTIAESDVGNGPGAEAVIQRLTRFTRPVNYLGLPSLSIPSGFTKAGLPVGMQLIGRSFEEAVLLRIGAAFQRATDFHARVPKLA encoded by the coding sequence ATGAGCACCGAACCGGCCCTGATGACGCTGACCGCGGTCGCCAAGGCGATTGCCGACAAGAAGGTCTCCTCGCATGAGGTGACGCGCGCCGTGCTGCATCGCATTGCGGAATGGCAGCCGCGCCTCAACGCCTACATGGCGATCGAGTCCGAACAGGCGCTTGCGGCCGCGACCGAAGCCGATGCCGCGCTCGCCAAGGGCAACGGCCGGGGGCCGCTGCACGGCGTGCCGCTGGCGCACAAGGACATGTATTACGAGGCCGGCAAGGTCGTGACCTGCGGCTCGCTGATCCGCCGCGACTTCGTGCCGAAGACGACTGCGACGGCGTTGCAGCGGCTGAAGGATGCCGGGCAGGTCCGGCTCGGCTCGCTGCAGATGGTCGAGTTCGCCTATGGGCCGACCGGCCACAACGTGCATTACGGCGCGGTGCGCAATCCCTGGAACGTCGCGCACATCACCGGCGGCTCGTCGTCGGGTTCGGGCTCGGCGGTCGCCGCGCGGCTCACCTTTGCCGCGCTGGGTTCCGACACCGGCGGCTCGGTGCGCATGCCCGCGCATTTCTGCGGCGTCACCGGCCTCAAGACGACGGTCGGCCGCGTCAGCCGGGCCGGCGCGATGCCGCTGTCGCAGTCGCTCGATACCGTCGGTCCGCTGGCGCAGACCGCTGAGGACTGCGCGCTGCTGCTCGGCCTGATGGCCGGCGCCGACCCCGAGGATCTGACGGCGTCGACGCAGCCGGTGCCCGACTATCTGGCTGCGACCAGGCAGTCGCTGAAGGGCCTCAAGATCGGCGTCCCGACGGCGTTCTATGTCGACGACCTCGATGGTGAGGTGGCACGCATCCTCGACGAGACCGTGGCCACCCTGAAGAAGGAGGGCGCCGAGATCGTCAAGGTCGAGCTTCCCGATCAGCGCCAGCTCAGCGCCGCGTCGCAACTGGTGCTCGCGGCCGAGGCCGCAGCCTACCACAAGCGCTGGATGATCGAGCGGCCGCAGGACTACGGCGCACAGGTCCTGATGCGGCTGCAGAATGGCCTCACCATTCCCGCGGTGACCTACCTCGAGGCGATGCGCTGGCGCGGACCCGCGCTCGCTGCGCACAACGCGGCGGTCAGCGGTGTCGATGCGGTGATCGCGCCGTCGGCCCCGGTGCCGGCGCCGACGATCGCCGAGAGCGACGTCGGCAATGGCCCGGGCGCCGAGGCGGTGATCCAGCGCCTGACGCGGTTCACCCGCCCGGTCAACTATCTCGGCCTGCCGTCGCTCTCGATCCCCTCGGGTTTCACCAAGGCGGGTCTGCCGGTCGGCATGCAGCTGATCGGCCGCTCCTTCGAGGAAGCGGTGTTGCTCCGGATCGGCGCCGCCTTCCAGCGCGCGACCGATTTCCACGCCAGGGTACCCAAGCTCGCATGA
- a CDS encoding ABC transporter ATP-binding protein, translating into MSEANLSVDMLEPVADIGGAAQPLLQVKGLTKHFPVRGGLFSPRKTVRAVDDVSFAVMKGETVGIVGESGCGKSTTARLLMHLMARDAGDIIFDGRQVGPALSLRDLRRGVQMVFQDSYASLNPRLTIEESIAFGPKVHGMADDTARTLARELLGKVGLRPEIFANRYPHEVSGGQRQRVNIARALALSPRLVILDEAVSALDKSVEAQVLNLLADLKREFGLTYLFISHDLNVVRYISDRVLVMYLGEVVELGPVDAVWDAPAHPYTRALLAAMPSSDPDRRTEVPPISGDPPNPIDPPAGCRFHTRCPFAEPLCANDTPKLSDLDTMGHQAACYMAIAGSGHSRAPAKAKGENAA; encoded by the coding sequence ATGAGCGAGGCCAATCTCTCTGTCGATATGCTGGAGCCGGTCGCCGATATCGGCGGCGCCGCGCAGCCGCTGCTGCAGGTCAAGGGACTGACCAAGCACTTCCCGGTGCGCGGCGGGCTGTTCAGCCCGCGCAAGACCGTGCGTGCCGTCGACGACGTCAGCTTCGCGGTCATGAAGGGCGAGACCGTCGGCATTGTCGGCGAATCCGGCTGCGGCAAGTCGACCACCGCGCGGCTGTTGATGCACCTGATGGCGCGCGATGCCGGCGACATCATCTTTGACGGCCGGCAGGTCGGTCCGGCGCTCTCGCTGCGCGATTTGCGACGCGGCGTGCAGATGGTGTTCCAGGACAGCTACGCCTCGCTCAACCCGCGCCTCACCATTGAGGAGTCGATCGCGTTCGGACCCAAAGTCCACGGCATGGCCGATGACACGGCGCGGACGCTGGCGCGCGAGTTGCTCGGCAAGGTGGGCTTGCGGCCGGAGATCTTCGCCAACCGCTACCCGCACGAAGTGTCCGGCGGCCAGCGCCAGCGCGTCAATATCGCCCGCGCGCTCGCGCTGTCGCCGCGGCTCGTGATTCTCGATGAGGCGGTTTCCGCGCTCGACAAATCGGTCGAGGCGCAGGTGCTCAATCTGCTCGCCGATTTGAAGCGTGAATTCGGCCTGACCTATCTTTTCATCAGCCACGATCTCAACGTGGTCCGCTACATCTCCGATCGCGTGCTGGTGATGTATCTCGGCGAAGTCGTCGAGCTCGGCCCGGTCGACGCGGTCTGGGACGCGCCGGCACATCCCTATACCCGCGCGCTGCTGGCGGCGATGCCGTCATCCGATCCCGACAGGCGCACCGAGGTGCCGCCGATCTCGGGCGATCCGCCCAATCCGATCGACCCGCCGGCCGGCTGCCGGTTTCACACCCGTTGCCCGTTTGCGGAGCCGCTCTGCGCAAACGACACGCCAAAACTCAGCGATCTCGATACAATGGGCCATCAAGCGGCGTGCTACATGGCCATTGCTGGCTCGGGGCACAGCCGCGCGCCGGCAAAAGCAAAAGGAGAAAACGCGGCATGA
- a CDS encoding ABC transporter permease — protein sequence MSAMSDTALQAAPATKARGYWATVGRRIRRDKVSMACAIILVLIFASALLAPWLHLADPYQGSMIRRLRHIGTPGYPLGTDELGRDMLARLIYGGRLSLVIGILPVILAFMIGTSLGLVAGYVGGKLNTAIMRTVDVFYAFPSVLLAIAISGALGAGITNSIVSLTIVFVPQITRVAESVTTGVRNMDFVEAARASGAGPFTIMRVHMLGNVLGPIFVYATGLISVSMILAAGLSFLGLGTKPPEPEWGLMLNTLRTAIYVNPWVAALPGAMIFAVSICFNLLSDGMRSAMDIRN from the coding sequence ATGAGTGCGATGTCAGATACTGCATTGCAGGCCGCCCCCGCGACCAAGGCACGCGGCTACTGGGCGACGGTTGGGCGCCGCATCAGGCGCGACAAGGTCAGCATGGCCTGCGCCATCATCCTGGTTCTGATCTTTGCCTCCGCGCTGCTGGCGCCATGGCTGCATCTCGCCGATCCCTATCAGGGCTCGATGATCCGCCGTCTCCGCCACATCGGCACGCCAGGCTATCCGCTCGGCACCGACGAACTCGGCCGCGACATGCTGGCGCGACTGATCTATGGCGGACGGCTGTCGCTGGTCATCGGCATCCTGCCGGTGATCCTCGCCTTCATGATCGGCACCTCGCTCGGCCTCGTCGCCGGTTACGTCGGCGGCAAGCTCAACACCGCGATCATGCGCACCGTCGACGTGTTCTACGCATTTCCTTCGGTGCTGCTCGCGATCGCGATCTCGGGTGCACTCGGCGCCGGCATCACCAATTCGATCGTGTCGCTGACCATCGTGTTCGTGCCGCAGATCACCCGCGTCGCCGAAAGCGTCACCACCGGTGTCCGCAACATGGACTTCGTCGAGGCGGCGCGCGCGTCCGGCGCCGGTCCGTTCACCATCATGCGCGTCCACATGCTCGGCAATGTGCTCGGCCCGATCTTCGTCTACGCCACCGGCCTGATTTCGGTGTCGATGATCCTGGCCGCGGGCCTCTCGTTCCTCGGGCTCGGCACCAAGCCGCCGGAGCCGGAATGGGGCTTGATGCTGAACACGCTGCGTACCGCGATCTATGTCAATCCATGGGTCGCGGCGCTGCCGGGTGCGATGATCTTCGCGGTCTCGATCTGCTTCAATCTGCTCAGCGACGGCATGCGCAGCGCCATGGACATCAGGAATTAG